Sequence from the Ereboglobus luteus genome:
CTCGCACATTTTCAGCGCCTCAAGCATTTGTGTTTCCGTGAGGAAGCAGTTTTCCGTGATCACCTTGATTAATTGTCCGTTGCCATGCGCGACGCGCGTCAGCTCGACCAGCTCCGCCAGCACGTCCGGGCCGCGGCCCGCGCGCAATGCCGCGTAGTCCATCACAATGTCCACCTCGTGCGCGCCCGCCCGCGCCATCGCGTTGATTTCGGCCTCCTTTGCGGCCGTGGTGAAGCGTCCGCTCGGAAAACCGACCACCGTGCCGATTCGCATTTTGGAGCCCGCGAGCACGCGCGCCGCGAGCGGCACGCTTGTCGGGTAAATCATCACGCAGGCAAACCCGCCCTCGACGGCCTCTCGGCAAAGCGCCTCGATGTCGGCCTCGGTGGCGTCGAGGCGAAGGTTGGTGGAATCGAGTGTGGCGGCAAATTCGGCGGGAGTCAGGCTCATGGGAAATGGGAAAAGCGGGTTTGTTTGTTGGATTGCGCCCGATTGAACCTTTTTGCCCATTAATCGCAACTCCAGCTTTACGCACGCGCCCCGCCCGCCTACGCTGCACATTTATTTTACAACCATGATTATTCCGAAACCCGCACGTCTGTCGCCCGAACAACTCGCCGAGATATCCGCAATCGTCGAGCCCTTTGGCTGCCGCATTCAGCCCATCATAGGAGCCGTGCGCAATATTTATGCCATCGTGGGGGATGAGCGCGACGAGCTCATGACCAACCGCCTCGAGGGGCTTCCCTACATTGAGCGCGTGGACAAGATGCAGTCGCCCTACAAGCTCATGGACCGGCGCTCCTCGCTTTCGGGCAACAAGATCAAAATCGGCAACCTCACCATCGGCGAGGATCTGCTCGTCATCGCGGGCCAGTGCACCATCGATCCCAAGAACCCGAATTACTTTTACGAAACCGCCCACGCCGTGAAGGAAGCCGGCGCCAACTCCATCCGCGGCGGCGTTTGGAAACCGCGCACCAATCCCTATTCGTTCCAAGGCGACAACAAGTCGCTCGACATCCTCATGGAGGCGCACCGTCGCACCGGGCTTCCCGTCGATGCCGAGGTGATGGATGAACACCAGCTCCATCTGGCCATTGAGGCCGGCGTGCACATGCTCCAAGTCGGAGCGCGCAACGCCCTCAACTATTCGCTTCTCCGCGCCATCGGCGGCGCCGTTGCCAGCCGCCCCTCGACCGTCGTGCTCCTCAAGCGCTCCATCCACATGGGCCCGCTCAACGAGTTTATTTCCGCCGCCGAGTATATCGCCGCCTTTGGCAACCCCAACATCCTGCTTTGCCCGCGCGGCACCTCGCCCGCCATTGACGGCTACCGCAATCATCCCGACGAATCCATCACGCCCCTGCTCAAGGAAAAAACCTGGGCGCCCGTCGTGGTCGATCCCTCGCATTCCGTCGGCAAGGCCGCCTATGTGCCCGCCTGCGCGCTTGCCGCCGTCGCCTACGGGGCCGACGGGCTTTGCATCGAATCGCACATCTCGCCCAGCAAGGGCATTGGCGACGATCCCAAGCAGGCGCTCACGCCGGAAATGCTCGCTTACACCATCCGCGAAGCCCGCCAGCTCTGGGCCGCGCGCCGCGAAGCGCGCGCTCACGCGCCCGAGGGGATTTCACCAGCAAAATAACAACACGCCCGGTCTGTCCGATCAATTTGGCGGCCGGGCCCGACCGATCATTATGACGTTCCGAAAACTTCCCGCGCTCATCCTCGCAACGCTCGCCATTTCGGCGCTTCAGCCTTTCAGTGTTTGTGCTCCCGTTGGGCCGGAGGGCGCCCCGTCGGAGCCGGCGCCCGCGCCTCGCGTCGCGGACGTTGCGCAGCCGCGCTCGTCAGCCTTTTCCCTCGGGCGTGTCAGGCTCAAGAACGGCTCCGCCATCCAGGGTGACATCATTGCCGAGCGCGCGGACCGGGTCATCGTCGATCTTGGATTTGATGTTGTTGCGATTCCCCGGGACGACATTGACAGCGTCACCACCGAGGCCGCGGACGATTTTTCGGACAACACCGAAACGGAAACCGGCGACTCCGCGCTCTTCCGCACCGCGCCCAACCAACCCGCCCTCACCGTCAAGGAAAACGTCTCCCGTGTCGGCGAAGCTGTTGTGCAAATCCGCACGCCCACGGGGCTCGGCTCCGGCTTCATCATCGATCCCGCCGGCTACATTGTCACCAACCAGCACGTCATCGCCGGCGAATACAATATCTCCGTCACACTCTTCCGCAGCGGACGCAATGAACTCGAAAAAGTCGTTTATCATAAAATCCGCATCGTCGCGCTCGACCCGCGACTCGACCTCGCCCTTCTCAAAATAGAGGACCTCCCCGCCGCCGTGACGCTCCCCACGCTTCCCCTCGGCGATTCCAACACCCTCAATGAAGGCCAGACTGTCTTCGCCATCGGCAGCCCGCTCGGACTCGACCGCACCGTCTCGCAGGGCATCGTCAGCAGCCGCAACCGCCCCCTCGGCGGCCAGCTCTACATCCAGACCACCACGCAAATTAATCCCGGCAATTCCGGCGGCCCGCTCTTCAACCTCCAAGGCGAAGTGGTTGGCGTGAACAACATGAAACCCATGATCACCGGTGTCGAGGGGCTCGGCTTCTCGATTCCCGCCGCCGTCCTCAAAAACTTCCTCCGCAACCGCGACGCCTACGCCTTCGACGCCCGCAACCCCAACTCCGGCTATCGCTACCTGGAGCCCCCGCGCATCCTCAAGACCAGCGGCACCGCCAACTCTGAACAGTGAGCACCATTCCAAATCCAAACCGCATGAAAAAAACATCCACCTCCGCCTTCCGCATCGTCCTTCTCGTCGCCTGCGGTTTTGTTCTCTCCGCCTTCCGCGTGACGGCGGTCGCATCCACGCCGCTCATCAACCTTGTGGGCGAGGACGCGGCCATTGTCATGATCGCGCACGACGCCCCTAAAATAGTGAAATCCTACAAGGACGGTCCGTGGCTCGAAATGTGGAACGACAATCAAATCAAGCGCTTTCTCGCGCCGCTCCACGCCAAATTGAAAAGCGAGGAATGGGATGAAAAAGTGAAAGCCAAAACCGGCCTCACGATTGAGGAGCTTTTGGGCCTTGTTCAGGGCGACTATCTCATCGCGCTCAAAAGCATGCCCGCAAACATCGACAAGGTTTCCAGTGAAGACATGCCCCTGATCATCGCCGCGGAAATCGGCGACAACAAAGCCAGGGTCGAAAAACTCATTGCCACGCTTGTTTCCGAAAAAAGCGCGTCGCGCACAACAGACTCCGAGGACTACGCGGGCGTCACCATCAACATCATCAAAAACACCGGCAAAGCCGACGGCGCCGAAAACACCGCCTGGGCCATTGTCGACAAGACATTCCTGCTCAGCCCCTCGAAGGCCGCGATCATCTCGACCATCGAGGCCATTAAAAACGGCGGCGCGGAAAACGCCTTCGGCAAATCCGAGCGCTACCTGCGCATGCGGCAGAGAACCGGCGACGCGCAAGTCATGTATGCGGTGAACTTCCAGGCGATCTACCCCGCGATCAACGATGCCTTTGCTAAAAAGGCGGCCTCCGGCGGTCGCGACGCCGCTTATATTGATTACACAACCCTCGCGTCCGCCCTCGGCTTCAATGCGCTCAAGGATATTTATTTCGGGGCCAATTACGGCACCGACAACGTCACCGCGAGCGGCGCCATCACTTACACCGAACGCCGCGGCCTCCTGAGCCTGCTCACATTCGGCGACGGCTCCGTGAAAATTCCCGAATACGCCTCCGCCGACTGGCCGACGGTCAATGTTGTCAACTACAGCATCCCGCAGGCGTTCACCGCGCTCGAGCAACTCCTCGAGGCCATCAACCCCGGCGTCTCGATGATGATTCAGGGCCAGCTCGAGAGCGCCAAGCAAGGCCTCGGCATCGACATCAAGCGCGACCTCATTGAAACCCTCGGCGAGCAAATCGTGAGCGCCAACATTCTCCCCGCCGGCGTGACGGCCAACGACACCGGCTTCAGCGAAAAAATCGGCGTCCTCTATGTGATCTCGCTCAAGGACGCGCGCACATTCCAGAATGCGATCGAAACCCTCAAGCGCTCCTCCGGCCTTGAGAATCACCCCATGCTCGTCCAGCGCGAATACCTCGGCAACACAATCACCACGATCAACACGGGCGCCAAGCAAGTCAGCTACACAATTGCGCGAAACCAGCTCGTCGTCGGAATCGGCTCGCCCACGATTGTTGAGTTCCTTGTGCAAAACCTAGCCAACGGCACCACCGCGCCCCTCGCCGAGCGAAACGACGTGCGCGAAAACTTCGCCGCCGCGCCCGCCGACACGGTCTCCTTCAGCGTGCAAAACACCGCCTTCACCTTCCGCCTGCTTTGCGACGCCTTCGCGGCCCTGCCGCAGTTGAGCGAATACGTGGATTCCTCCGCCACACCCAGTGTCGAGTTTTTTGAAAAACATTTCGGTAACAGTTACGGCTGGATGACCTCCGAATCCGACGGACTCTACTTCACGTCAAAGATGTTTTATAAAAAGTAATCCGCGGCCCAAAAGCACGGCGGCAGCCCGGAGGCGAACGCGCGCCTGAATGCCCGAAAATCTTCGACATGACATCAATAATCCCCAGTTCCCTCCGGTTCGCCCTGTGCGCGCTGGCGTTTGGCGCGGCCGCCTGCCTGGCCTCCGCGCCGGTCCGCGCCGCCAACCTCGCCGAAGTCCCGGATGAAAACGCGCCGGTCATCATCATGCTGCGCGACATCCCGGAAATCCTCCGCCTCTGGGAAAAAACTCCGATCGCCGCCCTGATCAACGATCCCGAACTCAGCCAGTTCAACGACCAAATGAACGCGCTGCGCGGCATCGCACCGCTTCCCCCCGACGCCGGCGGCATGGATGAAATCACCGCCATTATAAAACAGGTCTCGAAACTCGCGCCCAACGCCATTGTCGCCCTTGCGGACATCAACTTCACATCACCCGAAACACTATTGGGATCCCTGATTGTCGCGCTGGATCTCGGGACCGGGGCTCGCGAAACCGAAAAGCAAATTTCCATGATGCTGGCCGAAGGGAAATGGGAACGCCGCGTCGAGGATTATTTCGGTCTGCCGATCAACATCGAAGTTGTGCCGCAACCTTCCGGCGGCGAAAGCCTCACGATATACTGGGCCGTCCTTGACAGCACTCTGATCGCCTCCGGCAACCGCGAGCACCTTTGCGCCTCCATCGACCGGGTCAAACGGATCGGCAAAACCATCTCGTTCGCCATGTCGGCGCGGCACAGCCGCATGATGGGCACGATTGGCATGGCCCAGATCGCATACGCCGCCAATATCAAGTCGCTTTTCGCCACCGTCAAAAAAGCTGCGAGCGAACAACTCGCTAAGAACCCGGAAAGCGCCATGGTCAGCATGGACGCCATCGAATCGGCGCTCGGCATCGACGCATTCGGCGACGCCTTTTTCGGGGTTATTCTCGATAACAATGAAATGCAAATCGCGGGAGCCTGCACCCACGACAATCCCCACGGTTTGCTGCGGCTGCTCGCGCCCAAAGCCGGTTCGCTTCCCCGTCCGCCCTTCCTTCCCCAAACTCTTTCCAGCGTCTCCATATCCAACTTCGACGCCGCCGGCACCTTCGCCACGGTAAAGGCATCCGTCCAGCAAATCGCCCCTTTTGTCGGCGCGCTGATTGATGCGCAAATCAACAACCTCAATCAAAACATGGGCGTTAATCTGGAAAACGATTTGCTGGTCAACATCGACGGCTGCATGATCACGGGCATGTTTCCGCCCGCGAAAAACAGCAAGGAAACCAGCATGTTCCTCGCCTTTCCATTGAAAAAGCCGGAAGCCTTCACCGCCGCCCTCGGAAAACTTATCGCGGCCGGCGGCCTCCCTGAAAAAACGCGCCAGCTCGGCGATATCACCATTCGCAGTGTATCCAACGGGACCAACTATCCCGGCTCGAGGTTCGAGTATGCGATTGTCCGCAACTATTTTTTGGCGGCCGGCGGCACGGGCGGCATCGATCAAGCCGTGCGTTGCTGGGCCGGTCAAAGCGCATCGGTTTGGACGGATCCCCGGTTCGTTGAAATGGCGGACACCATGCCCGGAAATCTCTGCGGCATTTCCCGTTATTCCCTGCGCGACATGGCCCGCCTTTGGTTTGTCCCCGCGGGCACCGCCGTGCAGCGCGCGGCCATCGAAACCCGGCCCGCCGACGCCGGGCGCGCAAACACACCGGCCCCCCGCCTGCCAAGTCCTTCCTTTGACTCCCTGAAAGACTACCAAGTTTACAACTATTTCTATCGCAAAAACGACGGCACCTACTTCAGGACAAAAATCACACGCAATTAAAATGATCCCGCGCCTCCGCATCACACTTCTCCTCTTTTCACTTGTAGCCCTTCACTCCCCATCATTCGCGAACGGCGCGTCCGCGCCGCTCGCGCTCACCGGGCCCGAGGTTGTGAAACTCGACTGGGGCACGCGCTCGCTTCAAGTCGCCGACCTCAACGGCGACGGCCTGCCCGACATCGCCGTCGCGAACAATGACCGCTCCACCATCGAACTCCTTTACCAGCTCAAGCCCGGCGAGCCGCCTCCCCGCGTTCCCGCCTCGCTCAGTCCCAATCGCTGGGAGC
This genomic interval carries:
- a CDS encoding 3-deoxy-D-arabino-heptulosonate 7-phosphate synthase, which produces MIIPKPARLSPEQLAEISAIVEPFGCRIQPIIGAVRNIYAIVGDERDELMTNRLEGLPYIERVDKMQSPYKLMDRRSSLSGNKIKIGNLTIGEDLLVIAGQCTIDPKNPNYFYETAHAVKEAGANSIRGGVWKPRTNPYSFQGDNKSLDILMEAHRRTGLPVDAEVMDEHQLHLAIEAGVHMLQVGARNALNYSLLRAIGGAVASRPSTVVLLKRSIHMGPLNEFISAAEYIAAFGNPNILLCPRGTSPAIDGYRNHPDESITPLLKEKTWAPVVVDPSHSVGKAAYVPACALAAVAYGADGLCIESHISPSKGIGDDPKQALTPEMLAYTIREARQLWAARREARAHAPEGISPAK
- the deoC gene encoding deoxyribose-phosphate aldolase encodes the protein MSLTPAEFAATLDSTNLRLDATEADIEALCREAVEGGFACVMIYPTSVPLAARVLAGSKMRIGTVVGFPSGRFTTAAKEAEINAMARAGAHEVDIVMDYAALRAGRGPDVLAELVELTRVAHGNGQLIKVITENCFLTETQMLEALKMCEDAGADFIKTSTGFGSAGAKREQIELWAKNRRDLNGWRIKLKAAGGIKTLTDALALIEAGASRLGTSNAGALLTEFKGGAAAKAPGAY
- a CDS encoding S1C family serine protease, with the translated sequence MTFRKLPALILATLAISALQPFSVCAPVGPEGAPSEPAPAPRVADVAQPRSSAFSLGRVRLKNGSAIQGDIIAERADRVIVDLGFDVVAIPRDDIDSVTTEAADDFSDNTETETGDSALFRTAPNQPALTVKENVSRVGEAVVQIRTPTGLGSGFIIDPAGYIVTNQHVIAGEYNISVTLFRSGRNELEKVVYHKIRIVALDPRLDLALLKIEDLPAAVTLPTLPLGDSNTLNEGQTVFAIGSPLGLDRTVSQGIVSSRNRPLGGQLYIQTTTQINPGNSGGPLFNLQGEVVGVNNMKPMITGVEGLGFSIPAAVLKNFLRNRDAYAFDARNPNSGYRYLEPPRILKTSGTANSEQ